The following coding sequences are from one Hippopotamus amphibius kiboko isolate mHipAmp2 chromosome 9, mHipAmp2.hap2, whole genome shotgun sequence window:
- the TRIP6 gene encoding thyroid receptor-interacting protein 6: MSGPTWLPPKQPEPARAPQGRALPRGASGPPPAHGAALQPHPRVNFCPLPSEQCYQAPGGPEDRGLAWVGCHGAPQRPQGLPPDRGGLRPGSLDAEIDSLTSMLDGLDGGRGHAPRRPDRQAYEPPQPPAYRSGSGSLKPNGGGVPPAPLPASPYGGPTPASYATASTPAGPAFPVQVKVAQPVRGCGPPRRGASQASGPLPGPHFPLPGRGEVWGAGYRSHREPGPGGKEEAAGVSSPAGGRGGGYGPQVPLSQPPEEELERLTKKLVHDMNHPPSGEYFGRCGGCGEDVVGDGAGVVALDRVFHVGCFVCSTCRAQLRGQHFYAVERRAYCESCYVATLEKCSTCSQPILDRILRAMGKAYHPGCFTCVVCHRGLDGIPFTVDATSQIHCIEDFHRKFAPRCSVCGGAIMPEPGQEETVRIVALDRSFHIGCYKCEECGLLLSSEGECQGCYPLDGHILCKACSAWRIQELSATVTTDC; the protein is encoded by the exons ATGTCCGGGCCCACCTGGCTCCCCCCGAAGCAGCCGGAGCCCGCCAGAGCCCCTCAGGGGAGAGCGCTCCCCCGAGGCGCCTCGGGGCCGCCGCCGGCCCACGGAGCAG cactccagccccaccccagggtcAATTTTTGCCCCCTCCCATCTGAGCAGTGTTACCAGGCCCCTGGGGGACCGGAGGATCGGGGGCTGGCCTGGGTGGGGTGCCATGGAGCACCCCAGCGCCCGCAG GGGCTCCCGCCAGACAGGGGGGGCTTGCGCCCAGGAAGTCTGGATGCTGAGATAGATTCCCTGACCAGCATGCTGGATGGGTTGGACGGGGGTCGAGGTCACGCCCCACGGCGGCCTGACCGGCAG GCTTATGAGCCCCCTCAGCCCCCTGCCTACCGCTCAGGCTCCGGCTCCCTGAAGCCGAATGGAGGGGGCGTTCCTCCCGCGCCGCTCCCAGCGTCCCCCTATGGGGGCCCCACTCCGGCCTCCTATGCTACCGCCAGCACCCCTGCCGGCCCTGCCTTCCCTGTGCAAGTGAAGGTGGCACAACCGGTGAGAGGCTGTGGCCCCCCCAGGCGGGGGGCCTCTCAGGCCTCCGGGCCCCTCCCGGGCCCCCACTTTCCTCTCCCAGGCCGAGGTGAAGTCTGGGGGGCTGGCTATAGGAGCCACCGtgagccagggcctgggggcaAAGAGGAGGCTGCTGGGGTCTCCagccctgcaggaggaagaggaggcgggTACGGCCCCCAG GTCCCCTTGAGCCAGCCTCCTGAGGAGGAGCTTGAGAGGCTGACCAAGAAGCTGGTGCACGACATGAACCACCCGCCCAGCGGGGAGTACTTCG GCCGGTGTGGTGGCTGCGGAGAAGATGTGGTCGGGGATGGGGCTGGGGTTGTGGCCCTGGACCGCGTCTTTCATGTTGGCTGCTTTGTGTGTTCTACATGCCGGGCCCAGCTCCGGGGCCAGCATTTCTACGCGGTGGAGAGGAGGGCGTATTGTGAGAGCTGCTATGTG GCCACCCTGGAGAAGTGCTCCACGTGCTCCCAGCCCATCCTGGACCGGATTCTGCGGGCTATGGGGAAGGCCTACCACCCTGGCTGCTTCACCTGTGTGGTGTGCCACCGTGGCCTTGATGGCATCCCTTTCACTGTGGATGCCACCAGCCAGATCCACTGCATTGAGGACTTCCACAG GAAGTTTGCCCCAAGATGCTCAGTGTGTGGTGGGGCCATCATGCCTGAGCCAGGTCAGGAAGAGACCGTGCGAATTGTAGCTCTGGATCGCAGTTTTCACATTGGCTGTTACAAGTGCGAG GAGTGTGGGCTGCTGCTCTCCTCTGAGGGTGAGTGTCAGGGCTGCTACCCACTGGATGGGCACATCTTGTGCAAGGCTTGCAGTGCCTGGCGCATCCAGGAGCTCTCAGCCACCGTCACTACCGACTGTTGA